The sequence AGAATGTGAATGGAGGTGGAAGAAAGAGCCTAAGGAAATGGAAAAAGAACTTTGGAACATGGTCTTGAAATTGAATCCCCCTCTTTAACGGGAAGGATTAAATTTCAAGACCTATATTTAATCGTTAGTAAATAATCTTCTGGTCTTAAGCCTAAACTATTTTTCTATCTCATTGAAGCCTCGCGAGTACCTGGGATCGTTTCTTCAAGTCTTCCGGCAGATCACCCGTCAACGAACCCAGAAATGTTTTGATCTTGGCAACCTCTTCATCACTCAAATCCTTGTTTAATTGAGTTTTGGCCATGATTCTAATGACCTCATTCAGATCCTCAACACTACCGTCGTGGAAATACGGATAGGTTTCTTCAATATTTCGAAGTCCGGGAACTTTGAACTGGAAGACATCACCTTGATTCCCACTTAAGGCGTACTTACCCGAGTCAATTACGGCGCTTCCAGTATACTCCCAATAAGGGTGAACCAACCCAAATTTCTGAAACATATGGCCTCCCAATGCTGGTCCTGTGTGCCAAGTAGTGCAGCCGGCGTCAATAAAAGCGTGCAGTCCCTCTTGTTCAGCAGAGCTTAACGCATTGACATCCCCTTTCAAATAGTCGTCGAATCGAGTAGGGGTGACCAATTTCCGTTCGAAAGCTCCAATGGCGCGTTGCAGATTGCCGTAGCTAATGGGATCTTCATCATCGGGAAGCGCCAAAGCGAACATACGCTGGTAGTACTCATCCTTTTTCAGGCGATTCACTACCGTAGCTTCATCCGTCATGGCCATTTCGACCGGATTCAAAATAGGACCGCCCGCTTGTTCTTCTACGTCTGCCGCACGCCCATCCCAGAATTGTGCAAAATGCAATGAGGCATTCAAGGTCGTCGGGCTATTTCGCCCGCCTCGTTCACCTTTGTTGCCTAATGAAGTTGGCTCTCGATCCACTCCATAGGTGCTTAGGTTATGGCAGGTATTGCAGCTTTGTGTGTTCCCGTCAGACAGACGCTCATCAAAGTAAAGTACATGCCCCAGCTCTACTTGTTCCTCAGTGATTACCTTGTCGCCAAGGGCTGCGGATGCTTCGAGCGGTTTAAAATAGGTTTGAGCTTGTGCAAAGAGTTCCTGAGCGTCACCTTGTGAAGAATCTTCAACGGATTTTTGCTCAGCAGTTGATCCTCAGCCGACCACAACAAGGGCCATGGATACTGCAACGAGGCGATAGATAAAACGTTTCATAGCATCGGATTTTGATGCTAAAATTACCGCTCTTTGGCCTCATTTTCCGTGACTTCAGATACACCTCCGCGAATAAAAACCAAGCGACCGGATTCGAATTCGGTATGCCATTCCGGTAATAAATTTGCCCATTCCTCGAATGCGGTAGATAGCATCGCCGTATCTTCTTCAAAGAATTCTTTTTTCACGGAGATATAAACGGGCTTGCTCAGAATCGACACGGCTAATCGTTCCACCCCAATTTCCTTCGCGTGTTTCTTGATAGGAGAGGTCTGTTGCAAACTTCCCATCACTAACACTGCTCCACGGGGCTTGTTTTCTTTTTTCATGAAAGGCGTAACCCCTTTCCATGGAAACCGCGACCCTCGTATGAGAGCAATAGAGTTCGAATCTTGCTCCAGAAATGAGTTTAGTTCAATTATGGATTTTCGCTCTTCTCTTGAAACGCGATACTTGCGAGCAGCTTCGAATACATTGGCTACAGCTATTATCAAGACAATACTGAGGGGTATCCAAAAGAAAGTCTTCATCCTGTTTCGAGATCCGGGTCGAAGAAAAACCAGTAATGAGCCGAAAAAGGCCAGGAATAGTCCAAACGAAACACGTTCGGGAAGTGGTTTCAAAACCAGGGCCGAGACGAAATAGAGTAGGGCGATGAGTCCAACGCCATATACCAATAACCATTGCTCCCGGCGCATACGACGACTCTCAAAAAAAAGCCAAATGGCCATGGCCAGGACTGCAAATGAAAAAGGGTTAAAGAATCTTTGGAGCGATTTTTTTATCGTACTCATGCCGAAAGCCTTTCGCTGGATTGGTGCGGCTTCCGAAATAGTCTCCAAGGCTTCCATTGAATATTTAGCAGTGTTCCAAAAATACATGTTCATGAACATGAGGTAATCGTTCATCGACCAACCTACTTCGCTCAAAATTTGAACCTGATCGGCCTCACTCAATGACTCAAACGCCTTGAAGTCGTGCAAATCGGATCGCACCCTATTGAACTCAATAGTGCCTTTCCATTCCGGATGAGCTTGGTATGCCGATAACTGCCGATACTGCATAATAACGGTTGAAAGTAACAAGGCTAAAAAAAGGATGGCACCGCGCTGAATCCTTCTTTGCTTTCGGTAGTTCAAAGAAAAGAAAGCGATCAATGGCAAAAAACACATCAGTATCACCGCGGCCTGCTTAAAACGGACCATTAACCCTATCGCTATGAACAAGATTCCCAACCATGTAGGCCATACCCATCGATCTTTTCGGATCTGCTGAACAAGTAAAACCAGACCACTAACCGTCCAGGCCGATGCGGCAATCGTAAACTGGAGTTCAAGAAAAACGTAGTAACCACCGGAAAAAAAATAGACCGGCATATAGAGCAATGCCCTGTTTCCATGATTACGCAATCCATAGTAAAAGATGAGGTAGTGAAATATAGAGATCGGAAGCAATAGATATAGTCCATACCACGGAAGCCCGGGCATCAATTCATATAATGAGACGAGTACTCGACTAATATCGATATGCGTAAACATGGTGAATGCAGTGGGCTCACTAACCATCCACTCACCCATAATGCGGTAAATGATCCCGATATCGTCATTCGTGTTAAACCGAGCCAGATCAAAAAGCACGATCACGAGATCGACTACCAGTACGCTTAATGCGCTGATTGCCATGGCTCTGTATCGATCGTACTTAGGTAGCATAGGGCTTTAGTGGATGGTGAAATTGAAGTACGTTTCGGGAAAGAGCTCATCCTCCAAGGTAAAATGCCACCATTCCTCCCGCAAGGGAGAAAACCCTTCGGCTATCATAGCCTTGCGCAGAAGGTGCCGCATCGCGAATGCGCTATCCGAAACGCCACGATACGATGGCCACGATTCCGGTCCAAAATAATCCCATCCAGTGCCCATGTCCACCTCTTCGCCGGCTCTCGGCCCTTCGAGGTAGATCAACGTCAAATCCACGGTACTGCCCCGCGAATGCCCGCTGCGTTTCCATATATAACCTTGCGGTACCAGCGAATCTTTTCGCAAATTCGGATAGTATTTAGCCTTGGTCAGTGTATCCCCAATATCCTGCGTCCAGCGCATAAAATGGTCCACCGCGCGTTGGGGGCGATAGGCGTCGAAGACTTTTATTCCCAGGCCCTGCGGGCCGATGCGTTCCTGAACGCTCCGCAAGGCCTCCGCAGCCGGGCGGGTCACAATCACTCGCCGACCATTGTAGCCATCGACAGGCGCGCCGACGAAGTTGTCGGAGCCGGCATAGCGCAATTCTTCCTCTATCGACGGAGCTAGTTCGTCCAAATAAACGAAGCCCTCGGGCAAATCCGGTTTGCAGCTGAGCAGGAAAACAAAAAGGATCACGGCCAAACGAAACATGACCGCAAGATAAGGCGATTCCTTAAACCGCCTTTAACAAGACGTTGATGTCGACATCGATCTCTTTGGCGATCTTATCGGCAACTACGGCCGGAATCGAAATGTCGTAGTCGGCGCAAGAGATCAGCATATGGGTCGTCATGCGTATGCTCCCGTCTTGGTTGACCTCTAAGGTACCGGCTTGACTCACCCCATTCGTTACACCGTGGATGGTGAGCTTTCCGCTCACGGTTACCTCGTGTTTACCGGGTTTGCTTAGGTTAATGGATCCGAAATCATCAATACGACCCGAAAACATCGACTTCGGAAACTGATCCGACTCCATGTAATTCTCGTTAAAATGTTCTTCCATCAACGCCTTTTTAAAGCTGAAGGCCTTGATGAGCACCTGAAAGGCTACCTCTCCATTGGAACCATCGAGCACACATGCCACCTGGTTGTTGGTTGCTTCGACTCCGTCGTCGATCTCGCCATTCGATTTAAAATAGATCTCTCCGGCTCGCGTGAGGTACTTGCCTTGGGCAAAACTCGTCGTAGTCAATATAACGGCCGAAAGTAAAAGGAGTAAACGTTTCATTCAGAAAGGTCTTTGGGTGTGAGAAAGATGCAACGGCTGAGCACAACATCGAGCATGGTGGCTCCGGTGCAAATACCTTTTACAGTAACTTCAGATCCTGATAGATTGTTTGGGGCTTCAACTTCCGGACTCATACCCGCGAGCACCTGAATAAATCCATCCGATGCCAATACCACGATCACTCCAGACGAGTCGCCCGGCATTACTTCCGTAACCACTCCCGTGACTTCAAGTACCTTGCCGATGTATTCGTCGCTGGCCGATGCCTCGTCGTTTTCGAAGGCCCCGGCGAGCTCCATACTGGTCATATGAGCCTCGGTCTTCATTTGATCCACTCCCGGAACGGGCTTGTAGAACATGTACAGTCCGTATGCCCCGGCGAGCACGGCTGCAATTCCTCCGTAAAGTAAAAGACGTTTCAATACCATGGCACAAGCGTTGCGTTGATGTAAATAACGCAAAATTTGCGCCGAACGTTTGTATTATCTAGGCACTATCAGCTTCGCTAAATGCTTTTTACCCGCTTTATCGGTAGCAATAAGAGTGTATTGGCCTGCGGCCAGATTCGAGACATCCCAGCCGCGGGCCAACTTGCGAAGGAGGGTCGACCTTCCTTGCGGGTCTATGGCCAAGACCTGCTCTATGGCCTGTTCCTCCGTAAAATTAAAATAGTCTGTGCTTGGGTTTGGGTAGAGGGAGATTCGTTCGTAGCGAATTTCGTCGAGGCCAACACTGATCGCTTTACGATACATGTCCTTAAAATTGCATTGCGCCCATAGTGCTCCATCGTAGAAAAATAACTTGCGCACAGCATCGGTGCCGAACAAATCGTCGTGAAAGTCATTGGCTTCAAGGGTCCACGTGGCTCCCCCGTCGA comes from Flavobacteriales bacterium and encodes:
- a CDS encoding M15 family metallopeptidase, encoding MPEGFVYLDELAPSIEEELRYAGSDNFVGAPVDGYNGRRVIVTRPAAEALRSVQERIGPQGLGIKVFDAYRPQRAVDHFMRWTQDIGDTLTKAKYYPNLRKDSLVPQGYIWKRSGHSRGSTVDLTLIYLEGPRAGEEVDMGTGWDYFGPESWPSYRGVSDSAFAMRHLLRKAMIAEGFSPLREEWWHFTLEDELFPETYFNFTIH
- a CDS encoding YceI family protein — protein: MKRLLLLLSAVILTTTSFAQGKYLTRAGEIYFKSNGEIDDGVEATNNQVACVLDGSNGEVAFQVLIKAFSFKKALMEEHFNENYMESDQFPKSMFSGRIDDFGSINLSKPGKHEVTVSGKLTIHGVTNGVSQAGTLEVNQDGSIRMTTHMLISCADYDISIPAVVADKIAKEIDVDINVLLKAV
- a CDS encoding T9SS type A sorting domain-containing protein, producing the protein MTTSNNSIGEPGIWKSTDKGANRVEISLGSVIGPGSFGVNRTIMSIWARGNTIYLGLGSAGSGESVEACVSIDGGATWTLEANDFHDDLFGTDAVRKLFFYDGALWAQCNFKDMYRKAISVGLDEIRYERISLYPNPSTDYFNFTEEQAIEQVLAIDPQGRSTLLRKLARGWDVSNLAAGQYTLIATDKAGKKHLAKLIVPR